The following nucleotide sequence is from Vanessa cardui chromosome 3, ilVanCard2.1, whole genome shotgun sequence.
aattgtcaatttttttttcttataagacCATTTGAACCTTGAACTGTTTTGttttcatcaaaatccattttgatttttattaatatacagttagtcagagttattttcgcattaaaataaatcaacgtACAAGGGAAGATTAACGTAAATAAGACAAAGATTAATACAccaatttttaacaatatattaatggattataatttatatgtagaaCGTAGGGTATCTAACATCTGAAGGCCCCGAAACTGctagaattataaaattacttatcaGTGTATATAAACTACTCAGCATAAAATATcatgaaattaatattcatcAAAAAACATTTATCATTCTTTAAACGAGATGTAACATTTGGTTTAGACTTGTGTACaaagttatttacatttttcaaaGCTTCCTTCATCAAGCCATGCAAGCCCGAAGATTCTGCCTGTATCATATCTTCAGCAACCCAAGCTATTCCCTTCTTTGCTAAGGGTCAGCCAGAGATGGGTATAGAGCCCATGGATCCTCTGAAGCTAGAACTCATTAAGAGCGACCAGGGAGGTCTTAAGATTATATTCAAGGACTCCACCCTAACTGGCCTTAAGGACTGCAGTGTCGAAAACATcaagtaagttttattttaatgtttttgtataaaccACATTTTTCAAAATCAACAATATATTGGTGTGAAGTGAGTTAATGGTAGCCAAGAACCTGTACTAAGGCCTTACATCGGTTATGGTTGTTTTTCAGCCGTATTATTATACGGCTGAAAAACTACGATATTACGTATGAACGAAGTagaaatttttaccattttacattactaataatttattgattataatatttaattttttatttaatattattatttatatatataataatgtcgcataaggtaaaataaaaaaaataagaaaaacacaTAATCTCCTCGAATtaccttcttttttttaaattggcttTTATTTGTCACATCttggcacagattatttcgtcaAAAATTACCTTCTTACCTGTTACTCTCTCATACagattaataaagttaaattttcagtattaagcacatattaaaTGATTCCTgacatttcatatgtaataataaaatattcagacaTAATCcatttgtatatgttatattgCAGTAATGAAAGTTGATTTAAACGATAAATGCTAACCATATTTTCCTTATAACTTGTCATTACCGTATTTAACAACCCATTGTCTGTATtgattattatgtatacatataattatgtactgaGTACTAAATTAAGTGTGttgaaaacatatacatattaacaCAGCAATTAAATCCAGGTTAAGTTCTAATAGAcaattgtaatatcaaaatagacTGTGGTAgacatttatttcaaacatgTCGTCGTTTTTCTCTTTCGATCATATTTAACATgtacctaatattattaaatgagtATACGTACCTATATaccttgacgacctccgtggccgagtggtatctacactggttttcatgggtacgccacgccgaggtcccaggttcgattcccggaccagtagagattataattagttttctatgttgtctcgggtctgggtgtctgtggtaccttcgttacttctaattttccataacacgagtgctttagctacttacatagggattagagtaatgtatgtgatgttgtctataaaacttacaattattttgttaatatgaaAACTATATATTATCTGTTTGACTTAGAAAAATACATTCAAAGTAATTTTCCTCCCAACATGCAATAATCGCATTACGAGACGgcactttataaaaaaaaaaaaaaacaatttaatcacaacctttaaaaacatttataatttgcgAGATCTTCTCAGACGTAACCTGTTTCAAAAGATACgagattacaataattaattgcattatttattaacCTTCATAGTCTGCATTGAAAAATATTGAGCTTTTTTTTCAAACAGTCCCAAAATCGAATCTCAAAAACACTGTCAAATCATTGTTTCTTGGATTAATCTATATCACATGGCATCCCATCGTGGTGTAAGTTTACACTAAGATCTTCTAGGATCCTCCTTTCGAGATTGACTGGAACCGTTTTAGTCTTTACTCGATTGAAGGACgagataattattaaacatataggAATATAACATCACAGTTCCCAAGTTCGATTGTTCGGTTCGATGGCATTGGTcatttatgtaatgattaacATGTTGGCAACAATGATGACAAGTCATCATCAGCTTTGCTGGCCTATTAACCTTATATATGCCATAAAAAACGGACGATGATTAATCTGCATAACACGTTTCCTCGACTATAAAAATCACTTTCCCTAAAGCTATTGTATGAATACTATTTCTTTAAACCTTTGCCTTTCAAAGTTGAACATTTCcgtaattattcaaaaattcgCATTAAAATACATTCCCAATTTCATCAAGTTATTAAGTTTAAGTtggcaatttttatattttattagaagtaTATTTTCAAGGTAACAATAGAATACTAGCACACCTGTTATccctttttaaatgaattaaaaaaattagcatACATCGTacaaaattttagtaaaaatagattctgttattttacaaatacacaTTTATAGGTCATTGCAATTTGTATCCATAAcatgtatatttacaacaaaagcTCTTAAAATAATCTCTAGAACATTTTATTTagggtatttaaaataataaacagtagCTACCCGCTTATTAAATGCTTAACGTGATTGCCTGCAAAGACAAGATTTTCTAAGCGAGGccaattatattttcaactacataataacgatattattttcttgacatgcgttaattataataaatgtaataaaattaccgttattaatattagtttttccTTTTGCTATATCTACCTGTATACAGCATACACGaacaatatcttatttattaaatacgaattattattattgatctgCGACAGTACGGACAAGTAACCATCGGATTTATTTTACCCGGAGTTTCCGTAATCACTTTAGGCATTAAAGCTATTAATTtcgagatatttaccatgttttttattttttttcgatggacctcgatatttcgacattatctacgaatgtcttgttcacgagactgaactgtgaaatcaataactttaataataaaaataaccatgttaatttaaaaatctttaaaaaatgttagtctttTGAAATGTATATGATATCTATTACTATTCAGAACTGTGATGTACGAAAGTAACACGATGTATTCAGACATACGAGGTGTATGGCTATACGACTtttcactaaataaataaaatattatatgtattactcTTTTAAACTTACGTATTAAAACAAGCccatgtatattaaaaattactttccatactaaacaaaattatagtGAAAACAAAAagatcatagaaaatcaattttCTTAAATTCCCGCGAACTTCTTATCGCTTATAACACGCAATAATGCTATGCAAATAATATACTTCAATTCGctaatattatgatttgaatCATAATAAtggataattatttatgtatactgtCCAGTCGGTTTTAGGGTTCAAACCTGAAGCATAATAGAGATAGCTTGAACtagatcatattttattagagCAAAAAcgcttatattaaaataacttagcAAATATTTGGTAAGTACTCATTAAATTACGTAAAAATTATcacgtataatatttttatagtaaataaaaacagaagaattaaatataagtatgtttAATAAGGAATATAATATACTACCAAGGCACAaactttaatagatatattttatgtagCAACACTAGGAAGTACAGTtttgtaaagaataatttaaaacaaaaataaccttaatgATATTTCTCCGTGATTGTCGTAACAgactgaaattaaataattcacgTGATTATAGAGTCGGTAGGAACAAAATTATATGCATTTGTTTACTTCGttataataaatgatacaatagaaattatattatgacaatAGGCTATTACAGATAATTAATGTGTAATAGTAGCTTAGACAGCTACCACTTATAATTATACGATACCACAGCGACGCAGTCTGTATTCGAAGCATTCTCTACATACTACAATTAGCAAAAATCTAATGTTAcagtaaatacataatatgtgactaacactataatatattttagagtgATTTATCTTTAGGTTGAAAGAGAGAGGTCACGCTTTGCAAATGCTGGAGGCTCAGGATAATACGTTTTTTAAAAAGATCAAAAACcagttttgtaattttcatgAAGTGTAATGTTAATTTTGtactttataaaagtaaagtaaagtaacagcctgtaaatttcccactgctgggctaaggcctcctctcccactaaggagagggtttgaaacatattccaccacgctgttccaatgcgggttgatggaattcacatgtggcagaatttcgatgaaattagacacatgcagatttcctcacgatgttttccttcaccgccgagtatgagatgaattataaacacaaattaagcacatatatatagtggtgcttgcctgggtttgaacccgcaatcatcggttaagatgcacgagttcttaccactgggccatctgagctcgtatataatatacacatatttatactgtcaaacaataacaataaagacataaaattttagttcctCAAGGTTGATAGCGCATTGGAAATGTACTTCTTATAGAGTTAATATATCTATGAGTGATGGTTAGTACTTACCATTAGCTGGCATTTTTCATTGTCCGCCTACcttttatatctatactaatattataaatgtaaaagtaactctgtttgtctgtcgctcttttaaccaaaccactgaatcgaatatgatgaaatttggaattaaacaaacttgaactcaaaggacataggctacttttttcagACAACCAATCCCCTTAAATGTAGGCAAAGCTGCAGGCTacaactagtataatataatatatgttagatCCTCAAGCACaacactttatattttaaaaaaaaattatctcgaACTTGCGATTCgcaaattgtattttgttatgtatTCGACTATATTTTTGTGCATATCATTGGCATATAGATGATGAAtggataatttattttctttaaataaaataccgcGCAAATGGTTGAGTATTATAGCATTATGATCGTGACATATAAGAAAGCCAATAAGTCATTAAAAGCATTTAGAGTACCATCATAGCAAAAGTATATGAAATAAAGATCATTTAAATCATCATCAAATCATTGAAACTTCACGCAACTTTAAGTTACAACTACCGGAAATGTTGTTATTTGAGAGAGCACATAAtgccttaaaattttaataatttgaaaattattgtaatcaacaTGTTTCCGATCAaaggagtgtttttttttaatatatacttatatattttgttaatacagGTACGACACATCTAAAATGAAACAACATGTTGCCTTAAAATGTAACCTGGTACTCACGGGAGATTACAACATTGAtggacaattattaattttgacagcCCAGGGTGAAGGCAAATATAAGATTGATATACGTAAGTATATGcccaaaatattataacaacaataCTATACTACTAGGAGACAATTTTTGTGAGGGATTTTTGTATTTTGACTTTTTGTGATGCCAATGTAGATATCCAAGATATTTATCCCAGAGTACGCAGTGCGTTTCGAAGAAGACTTTAgtgtaatataaacattattaaagacacCTGCAGACAGGTTGACTGttgttatcattacatagtacatataaaactaagtctatccttatgtatgcttatttttcaagcccgtctgggtaggtaccacccactcatcagttattctaccgccaaatatcagtactcagcattgttgttccggtaggcacaagggacataacatcttagttcccaaagttggtggcacattgacgatgtaaggaatagttaatatttcttaaagcgtcattgtctatgggtgatggtgaccacttaccatcaggtggcccatatgctcgtccgccacctataacataaaaaaatgcatacttagtatcagcattacagcCGTGCGAAGCCCAGGGCGGTTCGCTAGTATTTGCCTAaaataaacgtatattttaGGGGACATGCTGATTAAAGCTGTCATCGACATCTCTACGGTTAACGGTAAAGATGGAAAACCTCACTGGCATATTTCCAAGTGGACCTATACTTTTGACGTTTTAACTGGCACCACATTCGACTTCGAGAATCTTTTTAACGGAAACAAGGCCCTTggtaaagtattaaatatagttctgtatatataagtaatgaTTTTGATTTGTGCCGAGATTTGAAAGTAGGTAGTTGATTAGTTTTTATAACAATCACGATAcacattaaataagttaattgaatataatttaatatcttgTTATTATATCAATCTAAGTAATGctaaatagaatttaattattcaattgatTGAATTGTTTATAATTGCTTGGACAAAGCATTTAAAACTTCGATTGAAACAAGATAGtaggaaaataatattttgttaaaatttcagCTCAGCCAGTATTAGATTTCGTTAACACCAGTTGGAAGGATGTTATGCTAGAAATAGCACCACCAATCGTCGATGCCATCGTTGCTAAAGTTGTCCATAGTGTGGAATCCTTGTATAAATTTTTCCCCATTGACCAACtgcaagaataaaaaaatctttatcaaaattaattatgtacttaAAATTCAAGATTTGtgtttatctatataattaaataaatggtttCAAAGATAATGATAGTTATTATTGAATATGTCTTTGCTCTATGTAGCATTATGAGATACCTAATAGACCGGGAAATTAtgacacaaaatatttggtcatttgtaccagtaaggcggttcttcaggggtctaaatTTTGCATAGCTAATCatcgtcgagtagccattcGCGAAAATCgccttgccatacttttccgacagttcctaatggccgccataccagtataaaggagtaatttttttttcgcctAACGATTTGTACCAGTTTtgcatttgaaattttaaaagtatttggaAAAATGTGACCgttattattcaaaatcaaaatcaaaataaactttattcgagtgggcttttacaagcacttttgaatcgtcaattaacaattaagtgaagctaccacgggttcggaaagtagattctgccgagaagaaccggcaagaaactcagtggttctctttttcaacatttaaaaaatacaaagtcatgttagttaatacaattatttaagttaatatatccTACGTGGAAGTCAAtcggtattaattccacgcttttttatcatctaccaaatcttgtatcgagtaatacgccttttttaccaatgtattttttataaatgattttaatttacgaaacggcaaagttaaaaatgtctgcggaattttattatagaaacggataccttgtccCAAGAAAGATTTGTTGACTTtgtggagtcggaaacttggcgttataagcttatctttactcctagtgcatatacaatgattatcactgattttatcaaagtgatcaatgttactgtgaatatacataatatttttgtaaatatattgcgacgcaacagtgagtattcctactttgttaaaaacatccccaAGAGAGTCTCCAGCTCCAAGActataaatagaccggattgctctcttttgtaaaataaagacagattcaatatgtGCAGCGTTAACGCAAAGCattatgccatatgacataatactgtgaaaataaccaaaataaactaaacgagtggtatcaatatcagttagttgtctaacttttctaaccgcgtatgctgcggagctcaGTCTTCCTGCCAGGGATgataaatggggactccactgaagtctggaatgcAATTCTATTTCCACCGAACACCGTCGTATCGGCTACATCCAGCCGGCAACCACTTAAAGATATACTATAATCTTGCCTTCTAaaattgggtagggtaaaaactacactttaaaccaatcgtgtatctgtgataatgcaccgttcacattgTCAtattcagtttttttcctgtcgacCTTAAAAAttagtgaagtatcgtcagcaaacaatactatatcacaaatacctttaacatagaaataGAAacagaaagggacccaaaattgaaccttgtggaacacccattttcaacgtagatccagaagactttattccgttaatgaaaacttgctggattttTTGACTTAAGTATAAAGCAATGATATCAAGggctttacttttaataccgtaatatttgagcttataaagacgaagaagaagcgtctcgtgttctacacaaccaaatgctttagataaatcacagaacaCTCCAATagtattctgtgatttttccgaaacatcgtaaatatgtttaagaagcgcaattcccgcatcagttgtttatcataaatattatatttttttcataaatattatacttgcaTGTCCCTATTTGTGTTTGTCCCTCGcaacatcatttttatttttccgtAATATTTCAGAATATTTATTCAGGGGCAACAGTTAATATCTTGTTTTACTTAAATGTATTCCAACGTTtcttgagccgagatggcccagtggttaaaacgcgtgcatcttagccgatgatttcgggttcaaacccaggcaagcaccactatacgtatgtgcttaatttgtgtttttaattcatgctcggcggtgaaggaaaacatcgtgagaaaacctgaatatgactaatttcaatttcctttagcctagcagtgggaaatttacaggctgttactttttttaggtTTCGCGAATAGCACATTTATCCAGcaccaatttcaaaaatatataagaaattcaGCTGACTCCAGTGCATCCATTAATTTCCCATTGATTCATCAGCTTTCAGATTTTATGtactaaatttaatgattttggttttttttattatttaacctaTTGCTGGGCTGATGTTGaagataatgaaagtcactaactggttcacgatttattaacgagacgctacaattatacggactgtaACGCACTTGATAGactttttatacatgatatatgccaaagaatatgagatacacagatgtaaaatattttagtcatagaatatgtaactttacgaactgtttactttaatacctatgtgcatatacggcagAAACCTAAGATTTATTACGCTAAGCGAATGCACtatattagatataataatGCACCTGATATCTATTATTTTGCAACATCATGATTGCGCCCAACtgttcatttatgtatataagaaaTTGAAAAggtttaattcaattcaattattgGTTTAATGAAAAAGATTTAAGAATTCTTACATGAATCTTCCCAGGTCCCACACCCCCTCAACTTCCGGCGATGCTGATAGCGGTCAGAGAATGTAGGCACCGCGTAGTACTTCTCCAATCACCTATAACTTATCTGATCAGATCTTTTTCCTTTAACATAAAGCcccttaattttataaaattttaaaatataaataaaattactgtaaaaggtactcataaatttattaaactatgaaattattttaactaacaGATTCCTCGTCATCATCAATAGTGTACTTAACTTTTCCTAATATATTCGCAATTTGTCTAAATTTAGGTTTTAAAACTACattttgatacttttatatttattatattacagatgcaaaataaaataacacaaaatccACAAAATTGGTAATGACAGGTGTCAGATATCAATGTCAAAATATGCCCAATTCCCATACTTTCAATTTGCATGCACTTCATTTGATTCCtgagttaatattttaaaaccattttatttatatattatttcattttgtatcaACTAATGAGCAAACAGTAAAATGCTTTGCCCTGAAGTTTGGAGTTTTCCTCCACCCAAAGTAATAACTTCATATAAGAAATGTGCAAACTTGGAAACAGTGATAAATACAGTTGAACGAAACTGTTTTTATAAAAGTGCGATTGTAACATGTCCGGATGAACTACATACGCCGCAACAAATTGCTGAAAATTTTCTAGAAGATACCGATTATTACAAGGTGTTCGATTGTCCTTTAACTGAATTTGTAGAGCCatcatttatacaaaattttgtaaaagcGGGAAAACTATATTGTCTTACAACAGATGTTAACTGCATTGTACAAAATTGTGCAGCTATAACTCCTGATGGAGTGTTAACATTGAATATTCTCGAATCCACGTATCAAACATTAGGTCTGGAAGGAAGTAAACGCcctcataattattatcaagtaCAGATTAACCTAATAGACTTGAAAAATTTAGAAAGAACCCGACAAGCGCTATCTAAAATTAAgccatttaattttaatgtgtctTGGGAACCAGCTAAGAATAACATTTGTCCTTCATCAATTGCAAAGTATTTCTGTGACAGAAATTTTGAAGTGTCATGCCACAGTTTAGAAGTGCAAAAAATAACTCCAGATGTCCGAGAAATACCAACATTAGTAGATTGTGAGATAGAAGAAATTGTAGAATGGATTGGCATGCTGGCACATGGAGCAGAATTATGTCCGACAGAGGATTATGTTAGCTCATATAGTGAGCCTGAATGTGTTTCACCATTACAATCATCTAGGATATCACTGTTAATTCTTAAAGGATTTTTAAatccaaatataatttcaaatgcaTGTAAATCCTTGGCAGATTATGTTGAATCTCGAGAACTAAAAGATTATTGGTCTTCAATAAGCATACAAAGTGTAGAGGATAGTTTATGGCAGTGGAGTACTAGTAGCCCTAAAATGTTTCAGCCCCAGAACAGTTCatgtaattttttcttttccGAAGGTGGATGTGCAATTTATTCAATAggacaattaaaatattcataaataattagtgttttttGTTCATCTACATAGAACAACATGAATACCTAATTTTATATGGCCTGTTGCCATATGCATTGCtttaatacacatattttaatatgttaattactgttacaacttttttaaaatcttattactaTAGCTGAGAATAGCCACAGAATGGTGTGGAGGAAGCTAGTCCACACATCGGTAAAAGCATTTTAGGATAACCATGACCTTCAGTATAAACGCAAACTAAAAAGAGATAGAGATTAAcagaaatacaatttatataatttaaacaattaattaaaaatgaattacattAGTCatacctataatattataaccaactttaaataaatttatagctgctaataaatactttaatagttGAAATATTGCACTTTTTTCTTCTGTATTATGAAGTTCCACTTGCGTGGAACCTGATCAATTAATAATCAAGAATTCTGGTTGCATGCTTCtgaatattttgaaacaaatatttttcagtagTGTTTATGCTCCAGAAAGGCATGATTGTCTGTTCTGATGTTTATGTAACTTTCttttatatagaattaaattCCTAACAGtgctattaaaaaatcattacacAAACACAAAATGAGGAGACTTATTAACAAACTGGTATAATAACACAGATTTTTTTGGAAGAAGTATaggttatttgttaatttattttaattttaaaaccaaaGTATAAATTatggtaatattaattaacattgacGTAACCCTTCTGCTTAAATTACTACTAAAATcggaaacatttaaataaaaattcaagtcaatataagtatttatttaataaacaaaacaagctGCAGTTTGATATTTCATATATCAACATTCCCTgcaccaaataaaaattaaaccaatacAATCACATTTTTCACTGATTCTGAAATGCTACACAGGCTTTGAGAAGTAGTTTGgaatataatgttttaactTCATCTTATAAACTACATAATTCTATACCACTAAATATTAATAGGACAATAATATTGAGTGATAAGATAATAACAAGATATAGACATTGGTACTAATATTTCCCACTCAGCATTGATATTAAAAAGGACAggtattgattaaataattgcaAACATCGGAAAACTACCAACTACTTAAGCAGATTTGGCTAATCCAATGACTCCACAAGCAATACGTGCCCCAGCATTTCCTGTGGTCTTGCTGAGTTCATGACCTCCGACACCAAGATCATCAGGATCTGCGTGCACTACCAAGGTGCGTCCAATGATACTGTTAGGTCCCGCAAGTGAGATTTGGGAATCTTGAATGTTCAcctaaaatgaatataattagttTCAATAGAATGTACCACATTAGACGG
It contains:
- the LOC124543952 gene encoding protein takeout-like translates to MLGIVCLLFALNAYTISASFIKPCKPEDSACIISSATQAIPFFAKGQPEMGIEPMDPLKLELIKSDQGGLKIIFKDSTLTGLKDCSVENIKYDTSKMKQHVALKCNLVLTGDYNIDGQLLILTAQGEGKYKIDIRDMLIKAVIDISTVNGKDGKPHWHISKWTYTFDVLTGTTFDFENLFNGNKALAQPVLDFVNTSWKDVMLEIAPPIVDAIVAKVVHSVESLYKFFPIDQLQE
- the LOC124543571 gene encoding uncharacterized protein LOC124543571 → MLCPEVWSFPPPKVITSYKKCANLETVINTVERNCFYKSAIVTCPDELHTPQQIAENFLEDTDYYKVFDCPLTEFVEPSFIQNFVKAGKLYCLTTDVNCIVQNCAAITPDGVLTLNILESTYQTLGLEGSKRPHNYYQVQINLIDLKNLERTRQALSKIKPFNFNVSWEPAKNNICPSSIAKYFCDRNFEVSCHSLEVQKITPDVREIPTLVDCEIEEIVEWIGMLAHGAELCPTEDYVSSYSEPECVSPLQSSRISLLILKGFLNPNIISNACKSLADYVESRELKDYWSSISIQSVEDSLWQWSTSSPKMFQPQNSSCNFFFSEGGCAIYSIGQLKYS